CCGGCAACTTGTGGTTCGCCCGCTTGCGGGTGCGGCCTGTGGCGCAGGACACGTACGAAACGGTTTCGTTTCGTTAAGCGCGGTCGTACAGTACTTCTGTACGAAACGGTTTCGTACACACTGTCTGGACCGGAACAGGAGTGACCCATGGCTGAAGCCACGCGCCGCAGCCGGATCACGCCCGAGCGCGAGGCCGAGCTGTACGGCGCCGTGCTCGAACTGCTCCGCGAGGTCGGTTACGACGCCCTGACCATGGACGCCGTGGCCGCCCGCACCCGGTCGAGCAAGGCCACGCTCTACCGCCAGTGGGGCAGCAAGGCCGAGCTGGTCGTGAAGGCGCTGCGGCACCAGAAGCCGTCCCGCCTGAGCGAGATCGACACCGGGTCGCTGCGGGGCGACTTCCACGCACTGGTCCTCCGTGAGGACGACTGCGAGATGGCCCAGGGGTCCGCGCTGATGCGGGGCCTGGCCATGGCGGTCCACGAGAACCCGGATCTCCTGCGCGCCTTCCGCGAGCTGCTGATCGAACCCGAGATGGAGGAGCTCCGGCATGTGCTGGCGCGCGCCGTCGACCGGGGCGAGATCCGTGCGGACAACCCGGCGCTCGACTACGTCCTCCACATGATCGTCGGCGCCTTCACGGCCCGGACCCTCATCGACGAACAGCCGCCCACCCAGGCCTTCGTCGCCTCCTACATCGACGCCGTGGTCCTCCCCGCTCTCGGCGCCTGACCCCTCTCCACCCAAGACCCGTCACACCCAAGCTCCTGACGCGACCGCTCACGTCGTCGGGCTGATCCCTCCTGCCCCCATACGACTGACCGGGAGTACGCCCTCGTGGCCACGTTCCTCTACAAACTCGGCAAGCTCGCCTTCCGCCGAAGGCACTTCGTCGCCCTGATCTGGGTGGCGCTGCTCACCCTCGCGGGGGTGGGCGCCGCCTCCGCGCCCACGGCGGCGTCCAGTTCCTTCTCCATCCCGGGGACGGAGGCCCAGAAGGCCTTCGACCTGCTCGACCAGCGCTTCCCGGGCTCCAGCGCCGACGGCGCCACCGCGCGCGTCGTCTTCCAGGCGCCCGACGGCGAGAAGATCACGTCCGCGGCCAACAAGGCCGAGGTCAGCAAGACCGTCGCGGACCTCGGGTCCGGTTCGAAGGAGGTCGCCGCGGCGGCCGACCCGTTCGTCGCGAAGACCGTCAGCAAGGACGGCACGATCGCGTACTCCTCGGTCTCCTACAAGGTCTCCTCGATGGAGCTGACGGACGCCGACCGCGACGCGCTCCAGAAGACCGTCGACGAGGCGCGCGACTCAGGGCTGACCGTCGAGGTCGGCGGTGACGCGCTCCAGGCCATGCCGGAGACCGGCGCCACCGAGATCATCGGTGTGGCGATCGCCGCCGTCGTCCTCGTGATCACCTTCGGCTCGCTCGTCGCGGCAGGGCTTCCGCTGCTCACCGCGCTCATCGGCGTCGGCATCGGCGTCTCGTCGATCACCGCGCTGGCCAACGCGCTCGACCTCGGCACCACCACCTCGACGCTGGCCATGATGATCGGCCTCGCCGTCGGCATCGACTACGCGCTGTTCATCGTCTCCCGCTTCCGCGCCGAGCTGGCCGAGGGACGCGACCGCGAGGAGGCGGCCGGACGGGCCGTCGGCACCGCCGGATCCGCCGTGGTCTTCGCCGGTCTGACCGTCGTCATCGCCCTCGTCGGGCTCGCCGTCGTCAACATCCCGATGCTGACGAAGATGGGCATCGCCGCCGCCGGCACGGTCGCCATCGCCGTCCTCATCGCGCTCACCCTGATCCCGGCGCTGCTCGGCTACGCCGGCAAGCGGGTCCACGGCCGCAAGGCCCGTAAGGCCCAGGCCGCCGAGAAGAAGCCCGAGCCGAAGACGAACATGGGCACCCGCTGGGCGCGCTTCGTGCTGCGCCGGCCGGTGGCCGTGCTGCTCACCGCGGTGGTCGGGCTCGGCGTGATGGCCGTGCCGGTGTCCTCGCTGGAGCTGGGCCTGCCCGACGACGGGGTCCAGCCCACCGACACCACGCAGCGCAAGGCGTACGACCTGCTCTCCGAGGGCTTCGGGCCCGGCTTCAACGGTCCGCTGGTGGCGGTCGTCGACGTGAAGCACTCGCAGGACCCGAAGGACGCGGTCGCCCGCGTCTCCAAGGACATCGCGGCGACCGACGGCGTCAAGACGGTCACCCCGCCCGCGTTCAACAAGGCCGGTGACACGGCGACGATCACCGTCGTGCCGTCGTTCAAGCCCAGCTCCACGCAGACCGAGGACGTCGTCCACACGATCCGCGACAAGGGTGCGGACATCAAGGCGGACACCCGCGCAGAGGTCCTGGTCACCGGCACCACGGCCATGAACATCGACGTGTCGCAGAAGCTGAACGACGCGCTCGTGCCGTACCTGGCGCTCGTCGTGGGCCTGGCGTTCCTGCTCCTGATGGTGGTCTTCCGGTCGGTCCTGGTCCCGCTGAAGGCGGCGCTCGGCTTCCTGCTCTCGGTGGTCGCCGCGCTCGGCGCCGTCGTCGCGGTCTACCAGTGGGGCTGGCTCGGCTCGCTGTTCGGCGTGGAGCAGACCGGGCCGATCATGTCGATGATGCCGATCTTCATGGTGGGTGTGGTCTTCGGCCTCGCCATGGACTACGAGGTCTTCCTCGTGACGCGCATGCGGGAGGCGTACGTCCATGGGGAGCGACCCGCACAGGCCATCGTCACCGGCTTCCGGCACGGGGCCCGGGTGGTCACGGCGGCGGCCGTCATCATGATCGCCGTCTTCGCGGGCTTCATCGGCTCCAGCGAGCAGATGGTCAAGATGATCGGCTTCGGGCTCGCGATCGCGGTCTTCTTCGACGCGTTCCTGGTGCGCATGACGATCGTGCCGGCCGTCCTCGCGCTGCTCGGCAAGCGGGCGTGGTGGCTGCCGAAGTGGCTCGACCGGATCCTGCCGAACGTGGACGTCGAGGGCGAGGGCCTGAAGACGGTCTCCGGCGACGACTCCGCGGAGGAGGACCGGGAGCTGGTCCGCGTGTGACCGGGTCCCCGCCTTGACCGGCAGTTCGACCGGCTCTCAGTGAGCCACCGGGGTGGCGGTCGTGTACGTCCGGCGAAGGAAGCGCACCAGCGCCTTCTTCTCGAACTGCACGACCGCCACCCCTTTCGGCGAGTGGAACTCCATGACGGCCTGGACGCGGCCGCACGGCCAGATGTGGACGTCGCCCACGGTGGTCGGGGCGCGCAGCCCCTGTTCCAGGAGCTCGCGGGTGAAGTACCAGTCACCCTCTTCGGGGACGGTGAGGTGGACGCGTCCGTCGTAGCTCAGGACTGCGGGGACAGCCGGCGTCTCGTCGGGGGAGTCCGTGACGATGTGGGCGGGTGCGTACTGCTCGACGTCAGACATCGGGGACTCCTCATCGTCTTTTTGTCCGTACTGTCATCCAATGTCCCATATAAGTCATATGTTCGGCTATGCGTCCAGGGTTTGATTCGGTCTTAATCGTGCCCCGGGCGCTCTTGCAACTGGTTCGCAACAAGGCACTATCATCAAACGGTCCACTAAGCCTGTCGTGTGCCCCGAAGCGGAGCTTTCACCCATGCATGTCCCCGACGGATTCATCAACGCCCCCGTGTCGGCGGCCGCAGGTGTCGTCGCCGCGGGCGCCGTGGCCGTCAGCCTCCGAGGCGCGCGGCGCGAACTCGACGAGCGGACGGCCCCCCTCGCGGGCCTCGTCGCCGCGTTCATCTTCGCCGTGCAGATGCTGAACTTCCCCGTCGCGGCGGGCACCAGCGGCCACCTCCTGGGCGGCGCGCTGGCCGCGATACTCGTCGGCCCCTATACCGGCGTCCTCTGTGTGTCCGTGGTGCTCCTGATGCAGGGCGTCCTCTTCGCCGACGGCGGCCTGACCGCGCTCGGCGTGAACATCACCGACATGGCGATCACCACGACGGTCGTCGCCTACCTCGTCTTCCGCGGCCTGGTGAAGGTGCTGCCCCGGGGGCGCCGCTCCATCACCGTCGCCTCCTTCGTCGCGGCGCTCCTGTCCGTACCGGCCGCGGCCGTCGTCTTCACCCTGATCTACGCGATCGGCGGCACCACCGACGTCTCGATCGGCAAGGTCGCCACCGCCATGGTCGGCGTGCACGTCCTCATCGGCATCGGCGAGGCCGTCATCACCGCGCTGACCGTCGGCGCGGTCGTCGCCGTCCGCCCCGACCTCGTGTACGGCGCCCGCGGCCTGCATCGGCCGCTCAAGCTCCGCGTCGGCGGCGAACTCGTCGACGCCCCGGGCGCCGCGCCCGCCCCCGTCGCCTCCCGCTCCCACCGCAAGGTCTGGATCACCGGCCTCGTCACCTCCCTCGTCCTCGCCGGCTTCGTCTCCTTCTACGCCTCCGCGAACCCGGACGGCCTGGAGAAGGTCGCCCACGACAAGGGCATCGACACGAAGACCGAGAAGCACGCCTCCGACGGCTCCCCGCTCGCCGGTTACGGCGTCAAGGACGTCGGCGACGCCCGGCTCTCCGGCGGCCTCGCGGGCGTGATCGGCGTCGGCGTCACCGTCGTCGCGGGCAGCGGCATCTTCTGGGTGCTGCGCAGGCGCCGCAGCGCGGGCACCTCCCCGAGCGAGATCACGGAGACCGTCTGACATGGGTGCGGGGCACGCGCACAAGCTCTACCGGCACGGGCACTCGCCCGTGCACGGCCTGCCGCCGCACACCAAGCTCGCCGCCGTCTTCTGCTTCGTGATCGTGGTCGTCTCCACGCCCCGCGAGGCGATGTGGGCGTTCGCGCTGTACGCGGTGCTGCTCGCGGCCGTCGCGTACGCGGCCCGGGTCCCGGCCGCCTTCCTCCTCAAGCGGCTCCTCATCGAGATCCCCTTCGTCGCCTTCGCCGTCCTCATGCCGTTCGTGGCGCAGGGCGAGCGCGTCGACGTCCTCGGGATGTCCCTCAGCGTCAACGGCCTGTGGGGCGCCTGGAACGTCCTCGCCAAGGGCACCCTCGGCGTCGCCGCGTCCGTCCTGCTCGCCTCCACGACGGAGCTGCGCGAACTGCTGCTCGGCCTGCAACGGCTCAAGCTGCCGCCGCTCCTCGTCCAGATCGCGTCGTTCATGATCCGCTACGGGGATGTGATCACCGACGAGATGCGCCGCATGAAGATCGCCCGGGAGTCGCGCGGCTTCGAGGCGAGCGGCGTGAAGCACTGGGGTGTCCTCGCCAAGTCCGCGGGCGCCCTCTTCATCCGCTCCTACGAGCGCGGCGAGCGCGTGCATCTGGCCATGGTCAGCCGCGGGTACGCCGGATCGATGCCGGTCATCGACGACGTGAGCGCGTCCCGCACGCAGTGGTCGTACGCCCTCACCCTCCCCTGTGCCGCTCTTGTCGTCTGTCTGCTGGGATGGCTGCTGTGACTGTTTCCCCCGCCTCGCTCTCCCGCTCGTCGGCTTCGCCCGCATCGCTTGAGGTCAGCGGCCTCGCCTACGCCTACCCCGACGGGCACCAGGCCCTCTTCGGCGTCGACCTGACCATCGGCCGCGGTGAGCGCGTCGCCCTGCTCGGGCCCAACGGCGCGGGCAAGACGACCCTCGTGCTGCATCTCAACGGCATCCTCACCGGTGGCGCCGGCACCGTGACCGTCGCCGGTCTGCCCGTCGGCAAGCAGCACATGGCCGAGATCCGGCGCAAGGTCGGCATCGTCTTCCAGGACCCCGACGACCAGCTCTTCATGCCGACCGTCCGAGAGGACGTGGCCTTCGGGCCCGCCGCGGCCGGGGTGAAGGGGCCCGAACTCGAGGCCCGCGTGCACAAGGCCCTGGCCCAGGTCGGTATGGCCGACTTCGCCGACCGGCCGCCGCACCACCTCTCCTTCGGGCAGCGCCGCCGCGTCGCGGTCGCCACCGTCCTCGTCATGGAGCCCGAGATCCTCGTCCTGGACGAGCCCTCGTCGAACCTCGACCCGGCCTCGCGCCGCGAACTCGCCGACATCCTGCGGTCGTTGGACGTCACCGTCCTGATGGTCACGCACGACCTGCCGTACGCGCTCGAACTCTGCCCGCGCTCGGTGATCCTCAGCGAGGGCGTGATCGCGGCCGACGGGACGACCGGCGACCTCCTCGCCGACGAGGACCTCATGCGCGCACACCGCCTGGAGCTCCCCTTCGGCTTCGACCCGAAGTCCGTGAAGGTCTGAGCGCCGAGGAATCCTCAGCGATCCATGGCTGTTGCACCCGATGTGAGTGACATGAACGGCACAGTGGCCACCGGGTTCGAACCGGTCAGGGACGCCTTCGCGCACAACTTCGACGCGCTCGGCGAGCGCGGCGCGGGAGTGGTCGTCTACCGCGACGGACACAAGGTCGTCGACCTGTGGGCCGGCACCCGCGACGTGAGCGGCGGCGCCCCCTGGGAGCGCGGCACAGCCCAGATCATGCGCTCCGCCACGAAGGGCGTGGCCGCCGCCGCGCTGCTCCTCCTGCACCAGCGGGGAGAGCTCGACCTGGACGCGCCGGTCAGCGCCTACTGGCCCGAGTTCAAGGAGCACGGCAAGGAGCACGTCCTCGTCCGTGACGTCCTCGCGCACCGCGCCGGGGTGCCCGCGCTCGACCGCCCGCTGACCCCCGCCGAGGCCGCCGACCCCGACACCGGCGCCGCGGCCGTCGCCGCCCAGGCCCCCGCCTGGGAACCCGGCACGGACCACGGCTACCACGCACAGACCTACAGCTGGCTCACCGGCGAGCTCGTGCGCCGCGTCACCGGCCGCACCGTCGGCGCCTGGATCGCCGAGCACATAGCCGCCCCCGTCGGCGCCGACCTCTGGGTCGGGCTGCCCGACGCCGAGGCGCACCGCGCCGGTCTCATCGGCCCCGTCGAACCCCCGGCAGTGCCCGGCGGCGGCCTGCGCATCCGCCCCAGGAAGAACGTCGCCGACGCGTACTCCGACCCAGGCTCCCTCACCCGCCGCGCCTTCGGCGCCATCGCCCCCGCGCCCGACGAGAACGACCCGGCCTACCGCGCGGCCGGGCTCCCCGCCTCGAACGGCGTCGGCACGGCGGAGGGACTCGCCCGTTTCTACGCGTCCCTGATCGGCGAAGTCGACGGCGGTACCCGCCTGTTCACACCGGACACGGCTCAGGCGGCCCGCACGGAGGCGTCCGAGGGCGCCGACCGGGTCCTCGTCGTCCCGACCCGCTTCGGACTCGGCTACATGCTCCACGGGGTCGCCTCCCCCCTCCTCGGCCCCGGCTCCTTCGGCCACCCCGGACGGGGCGGCCCGCTCGGCTTCGCGGACCCCGAGTCCGGGATCGCCTTCGGGTACGTCACGAACGGCATGCAGAAGGGCGTCACCGCCGACCCGCGCGCCCAGGCGCTGGTGCGGGCCGTGCGCGCCTCGCTCGCCGGATGACCGCCGTGTGCCCCGGACGCGCGCCGGGTAGCGTCGGCCCATGAGGCGCTTCGAGGGGTACGGGGTCATGATCACCGGCGCGGCGCGCGGCATCGGCGCCGCCACCGCGCACAGGTTCGCCGCCGAGGGTGCGCAGGTCGCCGTCACCGATGTGGATGCGCAGGCAGCGGAGAAGACGGCCGCCGGAATCCGCGAACAGGGCGGCGTGGCAAGGGCGTTCACCTGCGACGTCGGGTCACGTGAATCGGTGGAGGCGGCGGTCGCGGCCGCCGTGGAGGAGTTCGGCCGCCTCGACGTGCTCGTCAACAACGCCTACGCGTGCGCCCCGGACGCCGCCCGCTTCGAGGACGAGCCGGACGATGTGTGGGCCCGCGACCTCGACATCACGCTGACCGGCGCGTACCGCTGCTGCCGTGCCGCGCTGCCCCACCTGGTGGCGTCGGGCCGCGGCGCGATCGTGAGCGTCGGATCCGTCAACGGCCTCCAGGACTACGGCAATCACGCGTACAGCGCCGCGAAGGCGGGGCTCGGCTCCCTCACCCGCACTCTCGCCGGGCACGCGGGCCCGCGCGGCGTCCGCGTCAACCTCGTCGCGCCGGGCACGGTGCGCACCCCCGCCTGGTCGGGTCGGGGCCCCGCCCTGGACGCCGTCAGCGGCCTCTACCCGCTGGGGCGGGTCGGTGAGCCGGAGGACATCGCGGCGGCCGTCACGTTCCTCGCCTCGCCGGACGCGGCATGGATCACCGGGGTCACCCTCCCGGTCGACGGCGGCCTGACCTCGGCGAACCTGGGATTCCGCACCCAGCTCACGTAACGCCCCGCTCAGCCGGCGGTGTGCAGCATCAGCCCGATCCCCGCCACCATCAGCCCCGCCGCCACCATCCGCGGCGTACCGAACCGTTCCTTGAAGAACACCGTCCCGATCGCCGCGCCCACGATGATCGACGACTCGCGCAGCGCCGAGATCGGGGCGAGGTCCGCCCGCGTCTGCGCCCACAGGACGAGCCCGTACGCGGACACGGACAGCGCCGCGCCGAGCAGCCCGACCGCCGCGAACGGCCGCAGGCGCGCGGTCAGTTCGCCGCGCCACGTCCAGGCCGCGTAGACCGGGACGCCGAGGCAGCCGAGCATCATCAGCCACGCGATGTAGCCGAGCGAGTTCCCGGAGGCCCGCACACCGAGGCCGTCCACCACCGTGTACGCGGCGATGGACACGCCCGTCGCGACGGCCGCCCCCACGGCCGCCCAGTCGGGCCTGCGCCCCGAGCCCCGTATGCCCCACAGGGCGAGCCCGGTCAGGCCCGCGCACGAGACCGCGACGCCCGCCGCCTGCCAGCCGTCGGGGATCTCGCCCGCGAACAGCGC
The DNA window shown above is from Streptomyces sp. NBC_01445 and carries:
- a CDS encoding energy-coupling factor ABC transporter permease; translation: MHVPDGFINAPVSAAAGVVAAGAVAVSLRGARRELDERTAPLAGLVAAFIFAVQMLNFPVAAGTSGHLLGGALAAILVGPYTGVLCVSVVLLMQGVLFADGGLTALGVNITDMAITTTVVAYLVFRGLVKVLPRGRRSITVASFVAALLSVPAAAVVFTLIYAIGGTTDVSIGKVATAMVGVHVLIGIGEAVITALTVGAVVAVRPDLVYGARGLHRPLKLRVGGELVDAPGAAPAPVASRSHRKVWITGLVTSLVLAGFVSFYASANPDGLEKVAHDKGIDTKTEKHASDGSPLAGYGVKDVGDARLSGGLAGVIGVGVTVVAGSGIFWVLRRRRSAGTSPSEITETV
- a CDS encoding serine hydrolase domain-containing protein; protein product: MNGTVATGFEPVRDAFAHNFDALGERGAGVVVYRDGHKVVDLWAGTRDVSGGAPWERGTAQIMRSATKGVAAAALLLLHQRGELDLDAPVSAYWPEFKEHGKEHVLVRDVLAHRAGVPALDRPLTPAEAADPDTGAAAVAAQAPAWEPGTDHGYHAQTYSWLTGELVRRVTGRTVGAWIAEHIAAPVGADLWVGLPDAEAHRAGLIGPVEPPAVPGGGLRIRPRKNVADAYSDPGSLTRRAFGAIAPAPDENDPAYRAAGLPASNGVGTAEGLARFYASLIGEVDGGTRLFTPDTAQAARTEASEGADRVLVVPTRFGLGYMLHGVASPLLGPGSFGHPGRGGPLGFADPESGIAFGYVTNGMQKGVTADPRAQALVRAVRASLAG
- a CDS encoding energy-coupling factor ABC transporter ATP-binding protein codes for the protein MAAVTVSPASLSRSSASPASLEVSGLAYAYPDGHQALFGVDLTIGRGERVALLGPNGAGKTTLVLHLNGILTGGAGTVTVAGLPVGKQHMAEIRRKVGIVFQDPDDQLFMPTVREDVAFGPAAAGVKGPELEARVHKALAQVGMADFADRPPHHLSFGQRRRVAVATVLVMEPEILVLDEPSSNLDPASRRELADILRSLDVTVLMVTHDLPYALELCPRSVILSEGVIAADGTTGDLLADEDLMRAHRLELPFGFDPKSVKV
- a CDS encoding MMPL family transporter; the encoded protein is MATFLYKLGKLAFRRRHFVALIWVALLTLAGVGAASAPTAASSSFSIPGTEAQKAFDLLDQRFPGSSADGATARVVFQAPDGEKITSAANKAEVSKTVADLGSGSKEVAAAADPFVAKTVSKDGTIAYSSVSYKVSSMELTDADRDALQKTVDEARDSGLTVEVGGDALQAMPETGATEIIGVAIAAVVLVITFGSLVAAGLPLLTALIGVGIGVSSITALANALDLGTTTSTLAMMIGLAVGIDYALFIVSRFRAELAEGRDREEAAGRAVGTAGSAVVFAGLTVVIALVGLAVVNIPMLTKMGIAAAGTVAIAVLIALTLIPALLGYAGKRVHGRKARKAQAAEKKPEPKTNMGTRWARFVLRRPVAVLLTAVVGLGVMAVPVSSLELGLPDDGVQPTDTTQRKAYDLLSEGFGPGFNGPLVAVVDVKHSQDPKDAVARVSKDIAATDGVKTVTPPAFNKAGDTATITVVPSFKPSSTQTEDVVHTIRDKGADIKADTRAEVLVTGTTAMNIDVSQKLNDALVPYLALVVGLAFLLLMVVFRSVLVPLKAALGFLLSVVAALGAVVAVYQWGWLGSLFGVEQTGPIMSMMPIFMVGVVFGLAMDYEVFLVTRMREAYVHGERPAQAIVTGFRHGARVVTAAAVIMIAVFAGFIGSSEQMVKMIGFGLAIAVFFDAFLVRMTIVPAVLALLGKRAWWLPKWLDRILPNVDVEGEGLKTVSGDDSAEEDRELVRV
- a CDS encoding SsgA family sporulation/cell division regulator, translating into MSDVEQYAPAHIVTDSPDETPAVPAVLSYDGRVHLTVPEEGDWYFTRELLEQGLRAPTTVGDVHIWPCGRVQAVMEFHSPKGVAVVQFEKKALVRFLRRTYTTATPVAH
- a CDS encoding SDR family NAD(P)-dependent oxidoreductase, translating into MRRFEGYGVMITGAARGIGAATAHRFAAEGAQVAVTDVDAQAAEKTAAGIREQGGVARAFTCDVGSRESVEAAVAAAVEEFGRLDVLVNNAYACAPDAARFEDEPDDVWARDLDITLTGAYRCCRAALPHLVASGRGAIVSVGSVNGLQDYGNHAYSAAKAGLGSLTRTLAGHAGPRGVRVNLVAPGTVRTPAWSGRGPALDAVSGLYPLGRVGEPEDIAAAVTFLASPDAAWITGVTLPVDGGLTSANLGFRTQLT
- a CDS encoding DMT family transporter, which encodes MTPLVAAAVLLAAVTHASWNAIAHHITDKLVGFTLISGGGALIGLACAPFVPFPHAAAWPYLIGSALLHVAYYALLMRSFRLGDFGQAYPIARGTAPLVVTVLAALFAGEIPDGWQAAGVAVSCAGLTGLALWGIRGSGRRPDWAAVGAAVATGVSIAAYTVVDGLGVRASGNSLGYIAWLMMLGCLGVPVYAAWTWRGELTARLRPFAAVGLLGAALSVSAYGLVLWAQTRADLAPISALRESSIIVGAAIGTVFFKERFGTPRMVAAGLMVAGIGLMLHTAG
- a CDS encoding TetR/AcrR family transcriptional regulator; translated protein: MAEATRRSRITPEREAELYGAVLELLREVGYDALTMDAVAARTRSSKATLYRQWGSKAELVVKALRHQKPSRLSEIDTGSLRGDFHALVLREDDCEMAQGSALMRGLAMAVHENPDLLRAFRELLIEPEMEELRHVLARAVDRGEIRADNPALDYVLHMIVGAFTARTLIDEQPPTQAFVASYIDAVVLPALGA
- the cbiQ gene encoding cobalt ECF transporter T component CbiQ, producing MGAGHAHKLYRHGHSPVHGLPPHTKLAAVFCFVIVVVSTPREAMWAFALYAVLLAAVAYAARVPAAFLLKRLLIEIPFVAFAVLMPFVAQGERVDVLGMSLSVNGLWGAWNVLAKGTLGVAASVLLASTTELRELLLGLQRLKLPPLLVQIASFMIRYGDVITDEMRRMKIARESRGFEASGVKHWGVLAKSAGALFIRSYERGERVHLAMVSRGYAGSMPVIDDVSASRTQWSYALTLPCAALVVCLLGWLL